The Tenrec ecaudatus isolate mTenEca1 chromosome 7, mTenEca1.hap1, whole genome shotgun sequence genome window below encodes:
- the LOC142452347 gene encoding T-cell leukemia/lymphoma protein 1A-like has protein sequence MGAASSFWAPSLSFVFLEDSGSMSASLLAEECSSLPLPDRLWMWDKKVYTDENQRPWLPTIIQRENDFQVVMHQEDVTLGEPLRPSQIQQRELPLMWQLYPGQQYWDSDSHYWYIVYHVMQSGKQRLVFKKLPEED, from the coding sequence ATGGGGGCAGCCAGTAGCTTCTGGGCGCCCTCTTTGTCTTTTGTCTTCCTTGAGGACTCAGGATCCATGAGCGCCTCCCTACTTGCGGAGGAGTGTTCTTCGCTCCCTCTCCCGGATCGTCTGTGGATGTGGGATAAGAAAGTGTATACGGATGAGAACCAACGCCCCTGGCTGCCCACGATCATTCAGAGGGAGAATGACTTCCAAGTGGTGATGCATCAAGAGGATGTCACCCTGGGGGAGCCGCTGAGGCCCAGCCAGATCCAGCAGCGGGAGCTGCCTCTGATGTGGCAGCTCTACCCTGGACAGCAGTACTGGGACTCTGATTCACATTACTGGTACATAGTATACCATGTGATGCAAAGTGGCAAGCAGAGGCTGGTTTTCAAGAAGTTGCCAGAGGAGGACTAG